The sequence below is a genomic window from Alphaproteobacteria bacterium.
AGGTAGCTAGGTTTGATACACCGTTAGACTCTGCTAGAGCTTATGCTTTTAATATGAATACTAACAGAAGCTATGCTAAATTTAGAGAGCTTAGAAATCAGGGTAAAGACCCTATATTTGGCTTAGCTAAATACTCTCAAAAAGGTGAAGAATATATAAATATTGTTAATTCTGTAATAAAAGTAAACAATCTAAATAAATATAAATTCTAGTACTAGATACTATAGCAAGCTACTTTCTTTAAGAAACTGTTTTTAGTTTTTTTATTTGAATGAATAAATCTATTACCATCTTTAGTATAATACACTTTTCTTTTATTATGCACAGCAACATAAACTCTACATCCCATAACTTCTCCTGTTTTAACAACTTCTTCAGAGTTATTTACGATCCATTTTTTTAGAAAAGGATTACATATACCATGACGAATTTTTTTTAACTCATTTTGATATTTAATTGATGTATGGAAAATACTAAGATTTTGCATTCTATTTCTTTCTATTTTTAAAAACAAACAACCATTTATTGATAGATAAAAACTCTATTAAAATCAAGAAAAAAATTATTTTCCTGAAAAAATAACCAATTGAATAATAAGGATTTTTTTAAAAACCATTAATTTTTTATGTTTTTTTAATGTTTTTCCCTTGACATCCCATTCTTTCCCATGGTATCCCATAAGTATCTAGAGGGAAAAATTAAACACTCTTTACACTCTTAATTATGTTTATATACTCTCTTTTTGCATGATTTGTTTTAATCTTTCTCTCTAGACATTTTAATTAGGAGTTACAAAATGAAATTATTTTTATCAACATATATAAATAAAATTGATAAAAAAGGCAGAGTATCTGTACCTGCTTCATTTCGCAGTGCTCTAAAAGATGAAAATTTCAATGGAATAATCCTATTTAAATCACATAAAAAAGAAGCTTTAGAAGGATGGAGCTACTCTCGAATAGAGCAAATAAGTGAAAGTCTTGATAACTATGATGTATTCTCAGAAGAACAAGACTATTTAACAACAGCAATATTCTCAGAGTCCCAACAATTATCGTTTGATAAAGATGGAAGAATTACATTACCTTCAACCATGATAGAATATTTGGGAATAACAGATAAGATTGCTTTCGTAGGATTAGGAAAAACATTTCAAATATGGAATCCAGATAATTTAGATAAACATAAAGAGAAATCTAGAAATCAATTAAAAAAACAAGGCATAACAATAAAAATTAACAATACAAACTAAGGAGAAAAAAAATGACAACATATGAAAAACATTATCCAGTGATGTTACCTGAGGTTGTCGAGGCTCTGTCTCCAAAAGATGGAGAAGTTATTGTTGATGGAACATTTGGAGCTGGAGGATATTCAAGCAAATTCTTAGATATATCTAACTGCCAAGTTATAGGCATAGATAGAGATTTAAATGTTATCAATGAAAGCAAAGAATTAATCTCTAAATATGACGGGAGATTAAAATTACTTAAAGGTAGATATAGCCAAGCTAAAGAATTATTAAAAGCACAAGGTATATTTAAAGTTGATGGCATTGTTTTAGACTTAGGAGTTTCATCAATGCAAATTGATAGAGCTGAAAGAGGATTCTCTTTAAAACAAGATGGACCTCTTGATATGAGAATGTCTGAAGATGGTCAAACAGCAGCAGACTTTTTAAACTCTGCAGATGAAGAAACTATAGCAAATGTAATATACAAATATGGAGAAGAGAGAAAATCTCGACAGATAGCTAAAAGAATTGTAGAACATCGCCCTATTTCTACAACAAAACAACTAGCTGATATAGTTCATAGTGTTGTAAAGAAAAAGCCTAAAGATACAGGAGATACAGCAACCAGAACATTCCAAGCTATAAGAATATATATAAATGAAGAGTTAAAAGAATTAGAAGATCTTTTAAACTCTGCAAAAGAACTTCTAAATCCAGGAGGAAGGTTAGTTATAGTAACATTCCATTCTTTAGAGGACAGAATAGTTAAACATTTCTTTAAAAAAGCTAGTGGTAATATAGCAAATGCAAATAGATATATGCCTGATGTACAAAAACCAGAAGCATTTTTTAAATTAACAAACCGAAAAGCTATTTTACCTAGTGAAAAAGAAGTTGAAGAAAATTATAGATCAAGAAGTGCAAAATTAAGATTTGCGATAAAATTGTAGAAAGGAGTTTATTATGAAAAACAAAGTATTATTTAGTCTTTTTTTATTAATATCAATATCAGCTTACCAAACAAGCATTTCTACAAGAGAGAAAACGAAAGAGTTAAGTATAATTAAGGAAACTCTTAGAGTAGAAAGAAATAGAAAAAATGTATTAATAGCTGACTGGGCTTATCTAAATAGATTAGAAAGACTAGAGAAGTTATCAAATAAGCATTTAAATCTTACTAGCATAAAACCTAGTCAAACTCTTACTTTTTCTGCAGATAACAAATCTATAAACTTTTCTAATTTAGGGTTTAAACAAAAGCTAGCATTGGCTACTCCTAGTAAAAAACCTAAGAAGCTAACATAAATATGAATAAAGCATATAGAGATTTTGCTCCGTCTATAATAAAATCTCAGGGTGGAACATCCTTGAGTGCTACTGATTATCATCATTATAAAGAGGCAAAATTAAGAGTCTATATAATAGTTTTATGTTTTATATTATGTTATTTAATTGGAATGCTAAGAGTTATAAGTTTATCTCTTAGTGATTACAAACCTAGAGACTATGCTTCTACATATAATAAGAATCTAATTGAACACAGAGCTAATATAACAGATAGAAATGGAAATCTTTTAGCAACATCTCTTAAAATACCTTCAGTTTATGCAGACCCAGCTAAGATTATTGATTTAGATGAGGCTGTATATAAATTGCATTCAGTTCTTAAAGACATACCTTTATCTACATTAAGAGAAAAGCTAAAAAACCCAAAGAGAAGGTTTGTTTGGATTAAGAGAAAAATAACTCCTGAGGTTCAATATAAAATAAACAAACTTGGCATACCTGGAGTATTCTTTAAGGAAGAAGAAAAAAGATTTTATCCTCAAGGGCATTATATGTCTCAATTTCTGGGGTTCACTGATGTTGATAACATTGGTATATCTGGAGTTGAGAAAAGCTTAAACGAACAGATAAAGGACTCTTATGAAGATTTAGAACTATCAATAGATACAAGAGTTCAAAATATTTTAACAAAAGAACTAAAGTATGCGATTGATAGATTCTCTGCCATAGGAGGAGCTGGTATTGTCATGAATATTCAAAGCGGTGAGATATTAGGAATAAGCTCACTGCCCGACTTCAATCCAACAAATATTAAAAAAGCATCTAAAGATCAAAAATTTAATAGAGCGACCTTAGGAATATATGAATTAGGATCAATATTTAAGATTATAAACAATGCATTAGCCCTTGAAAATGGGATTACTATGGAAGACACTTTTGATGTAGGTCAACCTCTAAAAATAGGTAGATTCCGTATAAAAGATTATCATCAAGAGAAAAAAGGAACAAAATTTAACCTCTCAGAAATTTTAAGAGAGTCTTCTAATATAGGTTCTGCCAGAATAATAGATCAATTAGGAGTAGAAAAACAAAGAGATTTCTTTAGAAAATTAGGCTTGTTAGATAAAGTAGATATAGAAATTCCAGAGGTTGGCTCCACTATAACCCCATATAAATGGAGGCTTGCAAATGCAATGACAATGAGTTATGGGCACGGTATAGCCGTTTCTCCTTTATCTGCGACCACGGCTATTGCTAGCATATTAAATGATGGACTTGAAGTAAAGCCAACTCTATTAAAAGGTAAAAAAGTAGAGTATAAAAACAGAGTAGTATCTAAAAAAACATCTAATCTAATCAAGAAGATGATGAGAATAGTCGTTAGAGAAGGAACCGGTTCTCAAGCAGAATCTAAAGGATATTTTATTGGAGGCAAAACAGGTACAGCAGATAAACTTGATGAAAATGGAGGATATAAAGGTAAAGAAGTAATATCATCTTTCATTGGGGCTTTCCCTATGAATAAACCTCAATATATAATATATATAATGGTTGATGAACCTCAAGATAGAAAAGACACTTGGGGATTTGCGACAGGTGGTTGGGTTGCTGCTCCTGCAGTTAAAAAAGTAATAGAGCAAATAGCTCCTATACTCGGCATTTTCCCTGAAAATAATGAATTTGATATTGCAAATATAGAAAAAAATCTTATAATAGAATAATTAATAATAAAAGAAGGTATAAAATATGATTTTGTCAAAATTATTAGATAACGATAACTTACCAAAAATAGAAATCAAAGATATAACTTGCGATTCAAGAGCTGTTAAAGAGGGATCTTTATTTTTTGCTCTAACAGGTGTAGATACAGATGGTACAAAATATATAGAACAAGCTTTAGAAAAAGGAGCTGCAGCTGTAGTAGCTAGATATGGTGCCTTTAATAAAGATATGAATAACCTAATAGAGTCAAGAAATCCTAGAGCAGATTACTCAAAGGCATGCTTTAACTTTTATGGCAAAAAACAGCCTGCTCATTTAATAGCAGTAACAGGTACAAATGGTAAAACATCTATAGCTAATTTTACTAGACAAATATGGGAATTACTTGGCTATGAATCTGCAAGCATAGGAACTATTGGAGTTGTAACAAGAGATTCATATAAATATGGCGAAAGAACTACTCCAGACTCTAAAGAGTTATATAAAGAAATAGCAGACTTAACCGATAAAGGTATAACTCATTTGGCAATTGAAGCTTCATCTCATGGTATAATACAAAATAGATTAGATGACTTACATATATCAGGTGCTGGGTTTACAAACTTAACTCCAGAACATCTAGACTATCACAATGATATGTCTAGCTACTACCATGCAAAAGCTAGATTGTTCTCTGAGATATTGCCCTCTGGTAAATATGCTGTCCTAAATGCAGATATAAAAGAATATAAAAGCTTGAGAAATATCTGTTTATTAAAAGGTGAAAAAGTTATAAGTTTTGGAGAAAATGGTGATGATATAAAAATATTAGAAACTACTCCTCTAAAGCATGGGCAAAAAGTAAAACTTAATATATTTGGCAAAGAGCACACTGTAGATTTACAATTAATTGGAAGTTTTCAAGCTTCAAATCTTGCTTGTGCCATAGCTTTAGCTATTTCAACAAATCCAGAATTTATTAACAAAACTGATGAAATAGCTAAAACACTTCCATTAGTTAAAGGTGTTGATGGAAGAATGGAGTTTATAGGTAAAAAGTCAAATGGAGCTACAATATATGTTGATTATGCTCATTCTCCAGATGGTTTAGAAAACATGCTTAAATCTATTAGACCACATGTTGAAAGCAATGGAAGGTTAATTTGTGTCTTTGGTTGTGGTGGAGATAGAGACAAAACTAAAAGACCTATAATGGGAAAAATAGCAAATGATTTATCTGATATAGCTATTATTAGTGATGATAACCCTAGAACTGAAGATGCAAGCATTATAAGAGAAGAAATTAAATCCTCTTGCCCTAAAGGCATATCTATAGGCAATAGAGCAGTAGCAATAAAGCAAGCTATAGAAATGTTAGAAGAGCATGATTTATTAATTATAGCTGGTAAAGGTCACGAAACTGGTCAAGTTATTGGCAAAGAAGTAATACCTTTTAATGATAAAGAAGAAGTATTAAAAAATATATAATATTAAAATAATAAAAATAGGTGCTTTTCAGCACCTATTTTTATTCCTAATTTTAGAATAAATGATCTAACAATCTATCCCCACCTTTTTTATAAGCCTTATCTAAAAACTTATTTTTTCTTTTCTCTTGCTTTCTGATATCTTGTTTTTTCGCTTCAATATGAGCACCTCTTATTACAGCATTTTCTTTTATATCAAGTTTAGCATTACTATGAACTAAAGCTTTATCTCTTTCTTCTTGAATTAATTCATCATAGTATCTTAAAGGTATTCTTTCTTTGTTCCCTCTAGAATCCATAAAATAAATTTTATCAGGCCTATATTGATATAAATAATCCTTAGCACTATGTCTTTCAAGATTCCAATGTGAAATAGTATTGTTATAAAAGTTCTTACTAAAATAATAATTATGATAAACATTATCACTAGAATCTTCTCTTAAAACAACAATCATATCCTCTTTTTGCTTAGGATCTACAGAAACCTTTTCTCCAGCAACATTCCTATGACTAACATTGTTATTATCAATTTGGTCTAATTTAGATATTTGTTTATTAGGCTCAACAGATTTTACACCATTATACTGAGCAACGGCTTCTTCTTTATTTATTATTTTAGGTTTATTTAAACCATACTTATCTGCTACACTATCAGTCGCTAACGATAAACCACCATAAACAATAGCAACAGCTGAAACTGTTTTTGCAGCAAACCACATAGATCCTGCAACAAAACCGTATTTACCTATATCATGCATAAGATTCATAATTATCTCCCTTTTAAAATCTTTTTCTTATAAAAACAATTATATCATAAAATCGACAAATAATCAACATCTCAATAAAATATCATATCCAAAACAAATTATTTTATGGAAATAATATTTTAACACCCTTAATTTTATCTTATGGATTAAGAGTTTTCTGATATTCAAGTGCCTTATAATAATTATCATCTTTTAATCTAAGCGACACTCTTTCTTGATAAACTTTGTTATGATTAAACATAAACAAAGATTTATAAACATCACTATCAATAGACTCTTTTTTACCATCTTTTATAACACTTACCTCATCTATACTAGCCCCAAATAAATATCTAGGGTCTTGCTTCAAATAAGAATCTAAGTTTCTTAAGAATTTATCATTAAAACTATATTTAGTATAAATAGAATTGCTCTTTTCATCTAGTTTGAAATTCACTGTTAATCTATTTCTCTGATTATGATCAACACTATAGGGTGAATCATCCCCCTCTATAGATTTTTTTATATCTCTATATAGAGCCCCTCCTGTTTTATTCTGAGAAATAAGATTATCATACTCTTCAAATGAAACAGATCTTTTTGCTCCATTTTGATATACAATAACTTGTTCTAAATCCACTCCATAAAGCTTGTCTTTAGAATTATCAATAGATTGTGGATTATTAAAATAATCTAAACTAAATCTAAAATGAGGAGAACTCTCATTATCTTTATAAATAACTAATAAAGGCTCTTCTTGACTATTTGATATTGAAAACCTAGAACCCTCAACATATGAATATTTATCTTTATTAGATAATTCCACATCCTTAAAATCTGCAGATTTCAAATAACCTGTTTCTGCTATTATAGTCGGTTTATTAATAAATTCACTTACAGGGACATCATTCTGATTACCAACATTCTCTTTTTGTTTTAACTCATTTGTTTGTTTATAAACATCTTTAACAAAGTCCCCATCATCATCTGAATCAAACAAGTTATAACCCGCCAGAAAAAGACCTGCAGTAATAGTAGTTTTAAAACTAAAATTTGCTACCTTTTTAAAAACCCCCATTATTCCCTCCTAATTAAATCTTAATTACAGTTTAATAACAAAATTATATCATAATATGACCAATAAATCAATAAAATGTAAAAAAAAACGACTCTAAATCAAGAAAAACTTAGAGTCGTTAATAATGTTTTAATAATACTATTATTCTTTTCCTATTATGTCTCTAACTATTGACTGGACTTCTTCTGGAGTGCCCGATGCATCAATCACAGAAACAGTATGTAAATCCTTATAGTATTCAATAACAGGATTAGTTCTTGTATGATATCTCATCATTCTTTCTTTTAAAGCCTCTTCTGTATCTTCTTCTCTCTTACAAAGGTCTTCAGAACCACAAAAATCACAAACACCTTCTTTTTTAGGAGGATTAGCTGTTTCATGGAAACTAGAACCACATGAAGGACAATTAATTCTTCCTGTTATTCTGTTTATAATCTCTTCATCACTTACATCTAAACTTATAATAAAGTCTATATCAAGACCTCTTTTTTTAATGATTTCTTCAAAAGCTTTTGCTTGATCTAAATCTCTTGGGAAACCATCAAATATTATTCCGCCTTTTACTCCCACTTTATCTAGCCATTCTTCAACAAGCTTAATAACTATATCATTACTAGCAAATTTACCTTGCTCTAAAGCTTCTTTTAGATCTTTAAATTCGGGTCTATTATAAAAATCGCTTCTAAATACATGACCGGTTGATAAATGCTTCCAACCATATCTATCTGCTAAATATTTAGCAACTGTACCCTTACCCGCTCCTGGAGCACCAAATAAAACAACGTTTTTCATAATTTTTCCTTTTTAAATTGTTAAACATAAAAGATTTAGAAAAAGAGTATTCACACTAACAATGTTAGATACATATTTTTATAAAATCTTTATGGTAATTATTATCTTCTGCTTTTAATTCTTGTTTTCTTTAATAAACCTTCATATTGATGAGATATTAAATGAGAATGAATTTGAGCTACTGTATCCATCATAACAGAAATAACGATTAGTAAGCTTGTTCCACCTAAATAGAAAGGAACATTAAACTTAGCTATCAAAAACTCTGGCAATAAACATATAAAAATTAAATATACAGAACCAATAACAGCAAGTCTATTTAATAGATAATGCAAGAAATCTGCTGTATTTTTACCAGGTCTAATACCAGGAACAAAACCACCATATTGTTTTAGATTATCAGCAGTTTCATCTGGATTAAATACTATTGTAGCATAGAAGAATGTAAAGAATAGCACTAATAAAGAGAATACTATCATATACATTGCAGAGCCTCTTTGGAACATAGCAGATATATCAGCTAACCACTCAGGGCCTGTTCCATTTTCTCCACCTAAGAACCCTATTAAAGTCAAAGGCAATAATAAAAGAGATGATGCAAAGATTGGAGGGATAACACCTGAAACATTAATTTTTAAAGGTATATGAGAAGCATCTCCACCAAACATTTTATTTCCAACCTGTCTTCTTGGATATTGCACAAGAACTCTTCTGTGAGCTTTTTCCATAAATACTATGAAGAAAACCAGCCCTACAGCCAGAGCCATAACCATCATCATAACCAATGTAGAGATAGCACCTGTTTTACCCATTTCGAAAAAACCAGCTATTGAAGCAGGCAATGCTGCAACGATACCTGAGAAAATTATTAAAGATATACCGTTTCCAATACCTCTAGCAGTAATCTGCTCACCTAACCACATTAGGAAAACTGTACCTCCTACAAGGTTAACCATTGTAGAGAACCTAAAGAAAAAGCCAGGATTAACAACAGCTGATCCCATTGGTCCAGTCATAGCTTCCATACCTACAGCTAATCCCCAACCTTGAAGCATAGCTAATATGATTGTTGCATATCTTGTGTATTGATTAATTTTTTTGAATCCCATTGCACCTTCTTTTTTTAGAGCAATGAATGGAGGATATATAGCAGTAAGAAGTTGGAAAACGATACTAGCAGAGATATATGGCATAACACCAAGAGCAAATATTGTCATTCTTCTTAAAGAACCACCAGAAAACATATCAAACATTCCTAGAATACCACCTTGATTTTGCTCAAAAATGCTTGCTAGAATACCAGCATCAACACCTGGAACAGGAACAAATGAACCTAATCTAAATACGATTAAAGCCAGTAATGTGAATATAATTTTTTTCTTTAAATCTGTTGCCTTAGCCATTGATGCGAAGCTAAAGTTATTTGCTAGTTGTTCTGAAACACTTGACATCTTTTTATTTTCTCCATTTTTTTAAGGGATAAACCCTATTTTATCTAACATAGATTTATAGCTTAAAATCATTAAAAATTCAAGCTATTTTTGCATTATTGATAAACTTTTTTTAAGATATGATAAGCATTATTTATCTTTTTAATCTTTTCTTCGTAAGCTTTATTATTTTTATTAACATCTGGATGGTACTTTTTAACTAATTTTCGGTACCTATTTTTAATTTCTTTAAACGACACAGGAGGTTGCAAACCTAAGTCCAATAAAGCTTTAAGCTCAGGAGTATTTTTCTTCATCTCTCTTTGATGAGGAGTATCATCATCTACACCAAAAGACCTAAAGACTCTGTTAAGCAAATCATCTCTAGATATATTCCTTCCCGCTTGATTCCAAGTTGGTCTATCTCCATAAAGACTTTTTCTTCTCTCTAATTCAATTTCTATCTCACTTAAACCATCATAGTAATTCCAAGATTTATTATAAGCAACAACATGCTCTAAACAGAACCAATAATAATCATTTATAGATGTCCTACTTTTAGGAGCTTTATATTCTCCCTCGCACTCACAGCCCGGATAATCACATCTTTTTTTCTTAGGGATAGTCTCATTTTTTTTCTTTGAAAAGAAATCAAGCGGAGATTTTTTACTATACTTCATTCAAATTAGTTAGAGAATAACTTATTAATTCCTCAGCTATTTCTTGTATAACACTTGGAACTTTAGCTTTTTCTAGCTCTCCTTTTTCAGTGTAAATAGTAACTCTTCTGGTTATTTCTTTTCTACAAGAACCTCCTGGGAAGTTCATTGCAAGAACTTTTCTAGCCTTCACCGCACCTAATCTTTCATACAATTGGTTTCTTAGCACCACATCTTCGGCAGATGTTGAAAGAGCCCATAATTCAATAGGACCCAAAGTATTCATTAAGAATTGCTCATATTTACCCTCATTAGTAGCAAGAACCATCAAACCAGGAGCACCAGCTGCTGTAGGACCTGTAAGCCTATGTTTCATAATCCAAGTAGATGTCTCTGAAAGACCAAATACTTCTGCAGCTTTAACAGTTGCAACCTCTGAAGCGGCAGCACCTAAAATCCAAACACCAGTAGCCAAATCAATCATATCATCAGAGAAGTCAGCAAGCAATTGAGAAGCTAAGATGATTTGAACACCCCATTTTCTTCCTTCACGAACATCTCTAATAACTTGAGCTCTAACCTCTGTTGATTTACTTGTTCTATGGAATTCATCATAACAAATTCTTTTTGGTGTTTCTTTTACTTCTTTTACTCTTGCCTTATGGTAATCTAAGTATTTTTCAGGGAAGAATTTAAGCAAATCTTCTCCAATCCACCAGTTTTTAATTAGAGTTTGTCTAGCCATCATATACATAATAGCGGTTTGTTTATCAGCAGTTTCATCTCCTTGAGGACAAACATCTCCTAAATCTAAAGAACAAACTCTAGCATTTGCAACATCAAATTTTGTAATCGATGATAAGATACCATACTCTTTAATTGCAGATGAAATCATTCTTTCAAAAGCATGTATAACATCTTCTGAAGATGACCCAATAGTAGTACCTTGTAATAAGTCTTTAATTTGAGGACGACGAGAAGCAATGATAGCATCTGTCAGTATTGGAGAAGCATATCTTTGTGCTAAAATAGCAAAGTTATACAATCCTTTTTCAAAGAAAGCATCTACAACATCCCACCAGTAAACATTCTTTTCTTTTAAAATAATATTATTAGCCAATAATGCTTTATCAATATCATCATCAACTTTTGGCATATAAGGTCTAGGCTCTATATTTGACCCTTGATCTGACCTCCACCTATACATTTCATCAACAACTAGTTCTGCTAAATCCGCGATACCATCATAAGGCTTATTTTGACCTGGAGGAGTACATATTAATGATAATAATGATATTAAGAAACTTCTTTCTTGAGGCAGAGGAAGTCTGCATCCCAATTGTGTATCAAATGGATTAACAGCATAATCTTCTGTCATTTTTAATCTATAATGAGCGGCCTCATGTCTTCTCTCTGGAGGAAGAGCATCTTTTATCATTGAAATCAACCCAGCCGAAGAAGGTCCAATATCAATAATAGCCACAAAAGGCAACTTAGCATTACCTGCTTGCAAACAAGTAGATAAGTTCATAGAGTTCATTAAAACAGATTTACCAGCACCAGGTTGCGCAAAAACTAAATCAAACCATGTTGTTGTAAGAGCAGATCCTGTTTGATAAGGAAAAACCCTTCCATCTGTTGTTCTTAGCAACATAGATCCATTTTCAAATGGACTTGCAGGCCTTTGCCATGGTAATAATTTAACCACATCATAGAATGGAGCGATAGCAGCTGGAGCTGTTGAAGCACAAGCTATTCCTAAAGCTGAAGACATAACACAAGCTAGCGGATCACCAGTAACTTGAGACACTTGACAATAGCCCCAACTTTCAACAGATTGAATTAAAGAAGAAACTCTCTCTTCTAAAACTTCATCTTCTCCTTCTGGAGCCCAAGTAGCTAGAGACACTCTAAGTCTAACAACTGGCTCTGATTGAGCTAAGTCAGTTAACCATTCGATTGAATCTTTTAATAATTTATTTGAAGCATTTGAAAACCCTAAAATACCTGCTAAGAATTTTCTCATTTGCAATCCTGAAGAACCACCAGATTCAATTAAGAAAGATATTCTAAATGGAACATTTTGCTCTGTTAGCCTTCTTAACAACACTGGAAATGGTGACGGAGTTATAGGTGCTAATGTCATATCAACACCAGACCATATAAATTTACCAATTTTTGCATTTTCTTTTGATACATTTTCAGCACCATCAATACAAATTTGAGACCTTAATGAAGGCCATAAAATTTCTGAATAGTCAAATTTTTCTGATAATTGTCTAGGTTTAATTTTATCTCCTGGAAGATTTGGTTTCCAATCTTCATTTTTTCTATAAGGATATATTGAACCTCTAACCTCTTGTATAGCACTATGAGAGTCTAAAATATAACTATCTATATCCATTTCTTTAAGAGAAGATACTATAGCATTTACATAACTTAAGTGTTTTGTATGTAAAGCTTCAAATCCTGAATGAGGAAATTGAGATTTCTGAGCTCTAACCCATTCTTTATTTAAAGCCTCTTTTTTAGCATGTTCTGATTCTGATGCTGTTAAGCTTGACGGTCTTGTCCATAGAACAAAAAAGATATCTTCATGAACTAAGTAATTAGATATATGCTTTATTTTTTCGTCTAAAACATCTTGCATATTTAAATTAATATTTCTTATTGTATTCTTACTAGGCTCTACTAATCTTTCAACATCTCTTTGAGAAGCAAAAGGATCTCTAGAAAAATACACTTGAAGAGCATAACCTGGCTGGTC
It includes:
- the mraZ gene encoding division/cell wall cluster transcriptional repressor MraZ encodes the protein MKLFLSTYINKIDKKGRVSVPASFRSALKDENFNGIILFKSHKKEALEGWSYSRIEQISESLDNYDVFSEEQDYLTTAIFSESQQLSFDKDGRITLPSTMIEYLGITDKIAFVGLGKTFQIWNPDNLDKHKEKSRNQLKKQGITIKINNTN
- the rsmH gene encoding 16S rRNA (cytosine(1402)-N(4))-methyltransferase RsmH, whose product is MTTYEKHYPVMLPEVVEALSPKDGEVIVDGTFGAGGYSSKFLDISNCQVIGIDRDLNVINESKELISKYDGRLKLLKGRYSQAKELLKAQGIFKVDGIVLDLGVSSMQIDRAERGFSLKQDGPLDMRMSEDGQTAADFLNSADEETIANVIYKYGEERKSRQIAKRIVEHRPISTTKQLADIVHSVVKKKPKDTGDTATRTFQAIRIYINEELKELEDLLNSAKELLNPGGRLVIVTFHSLEDRIVKHFFKKASGNIANANRYMPDVQKPEAFFKLTNRKAILPSEKEVEENYRSRSAKLRFAIKL
- a CDS encoding penicillin-binding protein 2: MNKAYRDFAPSIIKSQGGTSLSATDYHHYKEAKLRVYIIVLCFILCYLIGMLRVISLSLSDYKPRDYASTYNKNLIEHRANITDRNGNLLATSLKIPSVYADPAKIIDLDEAVYKLHSVLKDIPLSTLREKLKNPKRRFVWIKRKITPEVQYKINKLGIPGVFFKEEEKRFYPQGHYMSQFLGFTDVDNIGISGVEKSLNEQIKDSYEDLELSIDTRVQNILTKELKYAIDRFSAIGGAGIVMNIQSGEILGISSLPDFNPTNIKKASKDQKFNRATLGIYELGSIFKIINNALALENGITMEDTFDVGQPLKIGRFRIKDYHQEKKGTKFNLSEILRESSNIGSARIIDQLGVEKQRDFFRKLGLLDKVDIEIPEVGSTITPYKWRLANAMTMSYGHGIAVSPLSATTAIASILNDGLEVKPTLLKGKKVEYKNRVVSKKTSNLIKKMMRIVVREGTGSQAESKGYFIGGKTGTADKLDENGGYKGKEVISSFIGAFPMNKPQYIIYIMVDEPQDRKDTWGFATGGWVAAPAVKKVIEQIAPILGIFPENNEFDIANIEKNLIIE
- a CDS encoding UDP-N-acetylmuramoyl-L-alanyl-D-glutamate--2,6-diaminopimelate ligase produces the protein MILSKLLDNDNLPKIEIKDITCDSRAVKEGSLFFALTGVDTDGTKYIEQALEKGAAAVVARYGAFNKDMNNLIESRNPRADYSKACFNFYGKKQPAHLIAVTGTNGKTSIANFTRQIWELLGYESASIGTIGVVTRDSYKYGERTTPDSKELYKEIADLTDKGITHLAIEASSHGIIQNRLDDLHISGAGFTNLTPEHLDYHNDMSSYYHAKARLFSEILPSGKYAVLNADIKEYKSLRNICLLKGEKVISFGENGDDIKILETTPLKHGQKVKLNIFGKEHTVDLQLIGSFQASNLACAIALAISTNPEFINKTDEIAKTLPLVKGVDGRMEFIGKKSNGATIYVDYAHSPDGLENMLKSIRPHVESNGRLICVFGCGGDRDKTKRPIMGKIANDLSDIAIISDDNPRTEDASIIREEIKSSCPKGISIGNRAVAIKQAIEMLEEHDLLIIAGKGHETGQVIGKEVIPFNDKEEVLKNI
- a CDS encoding nucleoside monophosphate kinase produces the protein MKNVVLFGAPGAGKGTVAKYLADRYGWKHLSTGHVFRSDFYNRPEFKDLKEALEQGKFASNDIVIKLVEEWLDKVGVKGGIIFDGFPRDLDQAKAFEEIIKKRGLDIDFIISLDVSDEEIINRITGRINCPSCGSSFHETANPPKKEGVCDFCGSEDLCKREEDTEEALKERMMRYHTRTNPVIEYYKDLHTVSVIDASGTPEEVQSIVRDIIGKE
- the secY gene encoding preprotein translocase subunit SecY; translated protein: MSSVSEQLANNFSFASMAKATDLKKKIIFTLLALIVFRLGSFVPVPGVDAGILASIFEQNQGGILGMFDMFSGGSLRRMTIFALGVMPYISASIVFQLLTAIYPPFIALKKEGAMGFKKINQYTRYATIILAMLQGWGLAVGMEAMTGPMGSAVVNPGFFFRFSTMVNLVGGTVFLMWLGEQITARGIGNGISLIIFSGIVAALPASIAGFFEMGKTGAISTLVMMMVMALAVGLVFFIVFMEKAHRRVLVQYPRRQVGNKMFGGDASHIPLKINVSGVIPPIFASSLLLLPLTLIGFLGGENGTGPEWLADISAMFQRGSAMYMIVFSLLVLFFTFFYATIVFNPDETADNLKQYGGFVPGIRPGKNTADFLHYLLNRLAVIGSVYLIFICLLPEFLIAKFNVPFYLGGTSLLIVISVMMDTVAQIHSHLISHQYEGLLKKTRIKSRR
- a CDS encoding DnaJ domain-containing protein — protein: MKYSKKSPLDFFSKKKNETIPKKKRCDYPGCECEGEYKAPKSRTSINDYYWFCLEHVVAYNKSWNYYDGLSEIEIELERRKSLYGDRPTWNQAGRNISRDDLLNRVFRSFGVDDDTPHQREMKKNTPELKALLDLGLQPPVSFKEIKNRYRKLVKKYHPDVNKNNKAYEEKIKKINNAYHILKKVYQ